From Pontibacter actiniarum, a single genomic window includes:
- a CDS encoding formylglycine-generating enzyme family protein, whose amino-acid sequence MATIKSGTFVPLYGADKAPVPVKAFLLDTYPVTNAEFLAFVKQNPQWQKSKVKRLFADQNYLRHWASDESIGADAAKISNSPIVNVSWFAAKAYCECQGKRLPSVNEWEYAALASESKADATNDERFYQRSLEWYSQPNPQYLPPVQKSFRNYYGVYGMIGLVWEWTSDYNSAMLVDDARSTGSSDQQQFCGSGASNASNVKNYVAFMRYAFRSSLKANYTVANLGFRCAQSSKVSVAQK is encoded by the coding sequence ATGGCTACTATCAAGAGCGGCACGTTTGTGCCGCTCTATGGTGCTGATAAAGCACCAGTGCCTGTAAAGGCGTTCCTGCTGGATACCTACCCTGTTACGAACGCAGAATTTCTGGCGTTTGTGAAGCAGAACCCGCAGTGGCAGAAATCAAAAGTAAAGCGCCTGTTTGCCGACCAGAACTACCTCCGCCACTGGGCATCCGATGAAAGTATAGGTGCAGACGCTGCCAAGATCAGCAATAGCCCTATAGTAAATGTGTCGTGGTTTGCGGCCAAGGCTTATTGTGAGTGCCAAGGCAAACGCCTGCCTTCCGTAAACGAATGGGAGTATGCCGCACTAGCCAGCGAATCAAAGGCCGATGCCACCAACGATGAGCGCTTTTACCAGCGCAGCCTGGAGTGGTACAGCCAGCCCAACCCGCAATACCTACCACCAGTGCAAAAGAGCTTTCGCAACTACTATGGCGTGTACGGCATGATTGGCCTGGTATGGGAATGGACCTCAGACTATAACTCTGCCATGCTGGTGGATGATGCCCGCAGCACCGGCAGTAGCGACCAGCAGCAGTTCTGCGGCAGTGGGGCCAGCAATGCTTCCAATGTAAAGAACTACGTCGCTTTTATGCGCTATGCCTTCCGCTCCAGCCTGAAGGCCAACTATACGGTAGCAAACCTTGGCTTCAGATGCGCTCAAAGCTCCAAAGTATCAGTCGCTCAGAAGTAG